Sequence from the Euzebya rosea genome:
TTCCGCGAGAAGGGCCTGCCCACGGTCATCGTTCGACTGTTCAACACCGTCGGGCCGCGGCAGGTCGGGCACTACGGCATGGTCGTGCCACGGTTCGTCAACCAAGCCCTTCGTGGACAGGCCCTCACGGTATTCGGAGACGGTGCGCAGACACGCTGCTTCGTGGACGTGGGGGATGTCGTGCCGGCGCTGGACACACTGATCCGTACCGAAGGGGCGTTCGGGAACGTCTTCAACATCGGTAGCAGCGACGAGGTCAGCATCGCTGATCTCGCCACGCGCGTGATCGAGCTGAGCGGTTCGACGAGCGACGTCCGGATGGTTCCATACGACGAGGCCTACGAGGAAGGGTTCGAGGACATGGAACGGCGTGTCCCCGACACCACGCGTGTGCGCGAGCTGATCGGGTGGAAACCGGAGCTCAGCCTGGACGACATCATCGGCCGTGTTATCGGGGAGCAGCGATCGTGAGTGGGCGACCGTCGTGGCTGGGCAGCCCCGAACGCCGGGACCCGGCCCCGCTGCGCCGTCGCGGCAAGGAGGCATGGGAGCGCGCGCTGGCTACCGCCCTGCTGCTTCCGGCCACCCCTGTCGTGCTGGCCATTGCTGCGGCGATCAAGGCCGAAGGGCTCCTCGACCCCGACGCCCGCGGTCCGGTGTTCTTCGTCGAGCGCCGTATCTCCCGGGGCCGCGAGATCGACCTCCTCAAGTTCCGCACCCTCAGCGCCCCGGCGCTTGACGGCCTGGGGGACGGGCCCACACACATCAAGGCGATGGAGAAGACCCACGTCACCCGTGTGGGCAAGGTCCTGAGGGACTGGTACCTGGATGAGCTCCCGCAGCTGATCAACATCGTGCGTGGTGACATGTTCCTCATCGGCACCCGTCCTTGGCCCCTCGAACCGGCAGCGGCGGAAATGGCGCGGGGTGTGACGCGGAAGCACGACATGCCTGCTGGGCTGGTTGGGCCCGTGCAGTCCCACAAGGGTCGCCGGAGCCCGACGGAGCACGAGCTTGACGAGGAGTACTGGGAGGCCTTCTGCACTTGGAGTGGCTGGGACCTCCTTAGGTTCGACCTCTCGATCCTTCGGCGTTCCTTGGTTGTCCAGCTCGCGCACGAGGGTCGTTGAGGCTACGGAAGGCTCTCGACGAACTCAGCAATTCGCGACGCGCGAGCTGACCAGCCGTGTGCCAGTCTCTGCTGGACGGCGGCTTGCACCATGCGCGACCGCAGATCGGGCGAGGCATCCAGCGTGGCCACCGCTTTCGCCAGTTCGCGGGGAGAGTTCGCGGCATAGGTCAATCCCAGCCCTCCCTTGGTGACGATG
This genomic interval carries:
- a CDS encoding sugar transferase, with amino-acid sequence MSGRPSWLGSPERRDPAPLRRRGKEAWERALATALLLPATPVVLAIAAAIKAEGLLDPDARGPVFFVERRISRGREIDLLKFRTLSAPALDGLGDGPTHIKAMEKTHVTRVGKVLRDWYLDELPQLINIVRGDMFLIGTRPWPLEPAAAEMARGVTRKHDMPAGLVGPVQSHKGRRSPTEHELDEEYWEAFCTWSGWDLLRFDLSILRRSLVVQLAHEGR